In Lacrimispora indolis DSM 755, a genomic segment contains:
- a CDS encoding YhcH/YjgK/YiaL family protein, producing MIYGHIGSAETEKAYTEKIRKAISILRETDVTEMHHGKYPLDGENLILQINEVTTGPAEEKRPEVHRKYIDVQYMVRGHELIGFYPDCGDGEVLEDLLEENDVLFYKERDDVNELMLPMTEGCYAIFFPEDVHRPCCQMGAPEEIKKIVLKVKVDTL from the coding sequence ATGATTTACGGACATATTGGGTCAGCGGAGACTGAGAAAGCTTATACGGAAAAAATCCGTAAAGCAATATCGATTTTAAGGGAGACTGACGTGACAGAGATGCATCATGGAAAGTATCCTTTGGATGGGGAGAATCTGATTTTGCAGATTAATGAAGTTACTACAGGGCCAGCAGAGGAAAAGAGGCCGGAAGTGCATAGAAAATATATTGATGTTCAATATATGGTGCGCGGTCATGAATTGATCGGGTTTTATCCGGACTGCGGAGATGGTGAAGTGCTGGAGGATCTGCTTGAAGAAAATGACGTTCTTTTTTACAAAGAGAGAGACGATGTAAATGAACTGATGCTTCCCATGACAGAAGGCTGCTATGCCATATTTTTTCCTGAGGATGTCCACAGGCCATGCTGCCAGATGGGAGCTCCTGAGGAAATAAAGAAGATTGTGTTAAAAGTAAAAGTAGATACATTATAA
- a CDS encoding LacI family DNA-binding transcriptional regulator, whose amino-acid sequence MTIYDIARKAGVSASTVSRVINDKPGVGETTKDRIRKLLEEYNYSPNEAARGLVTQSSKIVGILIEDIRISHHTESAYIIEQEMTKRGYTCITLSTGMSPVKKAEYIKILEQRRIEGAILIGSMFGTQEIEKSIKEHLPDIPIMLVNGSLDLPNVRGILVDEEQGVEECVDLLVKKGRRNLTFAVDAITPSNNSKIQGFKNGLKKNSLGDGERFIFYATDNDTAPEHAIEKGRQATKEIIMKYPEVNGIIYSIDLLAVGGLQFCHEKKIAVPDQIAVIGSDNTLYGKICIPKLTTLDNKLVEVCQNASRILLEALEGKETPHDMKIFTDIIQRESS is encoded by the coding sequence ATGACAATTTATGATATCGCCAGGAAGGCAGGAGTTTCGGCCAGTACGGTTTCCCGCGTGATTAATGATAAGCCGGGAGTCGGAGAAACGACGAAGGATCGGATACGAAAGCTTTTAGAAGAGTATAACTATTCCCCCAATGAGGCAGCCAGAGGCCTTGTGACCCAATCCTCAAAAATTGTGGGAATCCTGATTGAGGACATCCGCATCTCTCATCATACGGAGTCTGCCTATATCATTGAACAGGAGATGACCAAAAGAGGCTATACCTGTATCACCCTCAGTACGGGAATGTCTCCTGTGAAAAAGGCAGAATACATTAAAATCCTGGAACAAAGAAGGATAGAGGGAGCCATTCTCATCGGGTCCATGTTTGGGACCCAGGAGATAGAAAAAAGCATAAAAGAGCATTTGCCGGATATTCCCATAATGCTTGTAAACGGTTCTCTGGATCTTCCGAATGTACGGGGGATCCTGGTGGACGAAGAGCAGGGAGTGGAGGAGTGTGTGGATTTACTGGTAAAAAAGGGCCGCCGCAATCTGACCTTTGCCGTGGATGCAATCACACCTTCCAACAACAGCAAAATCCAGGGCTTTAAGAACGGCCTTAAGAAAAACAGTCTTGGAGATGGGGAAAGATTTATTTTTTATGCAACGGACAATGATACGGCTCCGGAACATGCGATTGAAAAGGGTAGACAGGCAACGAAAGAAATCATTATGAAATATCCTGAGGTAAACGGGATCATCTATTCCATTGATTTGCTGGCTGTTGGTGGGCTGCAGTTTTGCCATGAAAAGAAGATAGCTGTCCCGGACCAGATAGCAGTAATTGGGAGCGATAATACCCTTTACGGAAAAATCTGCATTCCAAAGCTGACAACGTTGGATAATAAGCTGGTAGAAGTCTGCCAGAATGCTTCCAGGATCCTGCTGGAAGCACTTGAAGGGAAGGAAACACCTCATGACATGAAGATATTTACCGATATTATTCAAAGGGAAAGCAGTTGA